The following is a genomic window from Peromyscus leucopus breed LL Stock chromosome 12, UCI_PerLeu_2.1, whole genome shotgun sequence.
CGATCTTGGGCAAGTAGCCTCACTTCTCTGGATTCTGCTCATCTCAGAATTTGACAAATAGAGATATGGCCACCTCTGGGCTTTACACaggattaaatgaaagaaaagcatggCCCTCCCCCAAACCATGGACGACCTTAAGTGTTTTGTAAGTGCGGCCTAATCATGACATGCGCGGTGACTGATGAAGGCTCTGCCCCGCCCCGCAGATGTGGATGAATGCAAGGAGAGGGAAGACGAAGAGCTTTCCTGTGACCACTACTGCCACAACTATATCGGCGGCTTCTACTGCTCCTGCCGCTTCGGCTACATCCTCCACACGGACAACAGGACCTGCCGAGGTAGGTCGAAGGACGATGCTGTGCTTTGTCACGCTGCGCCACATGTCCCAATGCGATCAGGAGAGACACGGATACATGGTACCTATAATTAAAAACTAAGTCAGGGCCCAGGTAAAAGCTAAGCCAGGGCCGGGgagacggttcagtgggtaaagaacttGGGGCACAAGCCTGCAAACTTACGTTCGGAACCCCAGCACTCGCGCAGAAAGCTGGCCTTGGTGAGATgcctgcttgtaattccagtgctgacAAGTAGATCGGAAGAGCTTGCCAGCCAGTCTAACAGAAATGAAAcgctgagctccaggttcagcgagagacctgCTCTCAAACTTAGATGGAGAGTGCCAGGAAGATCACTGACATTGAATTCTGGTCTCTGTGCCATCGGCACGGGTATGCACACCTGCATTTACAcatacaaagacagacagacagacagacagacagagagcactaaaataaatgaagtcaGGGATATACTCACATAGCACATGGACACATGCCAAGGTGCTCACACCACTAGGAGTCCCAGGTCCATTGTCAGAGGAGCATCCAAGAAGCTCTGAAGTCAGGCTGCCCTTCCTGGGCAAAAGTCTGTTCCAAGAATTTTGTCTCCTCTCCTTTTGCAAGTAACCAACCTGGCTGACTTATGAGAAACCTGGCTTCTCCCGTCCTTTGTCTATGAGCCATACGTTCAACcaaagtttcctttttctctctgtttcagtAGCCCCTCTGTTCCTCTCTAACAGTGCTTACCTCAGACCAAAGGACAGAGGTGGGAAACAGATAAAGATAGCAAGAAAGTGGCTCCTTCCTCCACTGCTGTATCATCTTCTGCCATCGTGGCTGCTGCTTTGCTATTTCCGGTTGGGTCAGAGATGGTGATCCGGGAGTATTCCCCAGGCTAGCTGAGCAAGAGCTGcgcagcgcgcacacacacacacacacacacacacacacacacacacacacgtgttcaGATAAAGGAAATGCTTCCCTTGCTGTGCTTGCATAAAGAAAGCCTGGCCACAACCTGATCAGACCCAAGCTGGCCCGGAGAAGTGACAAATGTGCCCCTTGACAGAGTGAAAGGATATGGAGACATTCATTCCACACGGGGAGGACAAATCCTAAGATGATTCAGAAGTGCGGTAGAACTCAGGACATTCTGGGAACTGCCCGTGGGTTAGTAGGGCCCAGGGTAGGGTCCGTGCTTGTGACCCCACTTGGAGAGGGCTCAGGGAAGGAAGCCAAGACTGGAGACAAGagtcttgacttcttccttccaaacTTCCTGAAGAAAGCCGTGTGCCTCCCATATAAACCCATCAACAGAAAGGAGCAccttttaaaagcaattttctcAAAGAGAATTATGAAAGCCTAGGGTCAAGGTTCCTCACTTTTTTTCACCCTGACCCCAGGAACCTTTACAAAAAAATATTACAGATGGGCTGTACATCTGTTTATGAACCACATCTCTGCCTGTGCACTGTGAAAAAGAAGAGATTTCCCTCCCCGCAGACCATTGCTAGTCCTCCTAGGGGTGAGACTTCCCCATGCGAATGCTGGAGGTAGAAAGTAAAAACAGATGGGGATTCGCGAGGCCTCCTTCTGTAGTTCGTGTTGGAACTTTACATTAGTCATGCTCGCCGCTCTGGGCTACTGTTTTCTCATTTGCAAAATGAGCAGAATGAACAAAGGCTTACAAAGCACAGACATGCCAGGCCTGGGAGGGGCCAGCCCAAGGGACCAACGTTCAGCAGCCTATCATGGGCTAAGTCATGGGGTGAGGCTCCCTAGAGAGCTGGATGTTggatagcagaaaaaaaaataaaaaattaaaaaaagcacaGTAATCTGCGGTTCATAGAACtcagtttagtgtgtgtgtgtgtgtgttggggggcggggggaggcaaGGAATCAGCAAACGAGTGTATGACATGTCAGAGAGGGTGGACATGTGCAGCCGACAAGAGAAAGGCAGGGGCTGGGCAGTGAGGGGGTGGGCAGAGAGGACCGAGAATGACTGAGCAGAGACCAGAAAAAATGTCCAGGCAAAGGAGGAAGCAAGACCCAAAGAGGTCCAGACACAGCACCCACCCCTTCATCTCAAAACCTTTCTTTCTCAGAGTGGCTGCCTGCCCTTGCCAGAGGATCCCATGGCAAGAGTCATCATCCATGGAAACCCCATCTCGAGAGAGACTTAGAAAGTCTAATTTTTCCACAGGTGACAGTGGATGGACCATTACCCTCCACAGAGTTTCAGTTTCTCAGTAAAATGGGGATTCCTTCTCTGCCTACCTCCTGGGGACCCTGTAAAAACTACGTAGTGGCAGACCATCAAGGGTTGGCTGTGTCTGTGTCAATGGAGTACCATTTTCTCTGTTATGTTTTCCACAGTGGAATGCAGTGGCAATCTCTTTACCCAGAGGACAGGCACCATCACGAGCCCCGACTACCCCAACCCTTACCCCAAGAGCTCCGAATGCTCCTATACCATCGACTTGGAGGATGGCTTCATGGTCAGCCTGCAGTTTGAGGACATTTTTGACGTCGAGGACCATCCTGAGGTGCCCTGTCCATATGACTACATTAAGGTAAGCCTGCAATGGCTGCTTGTCCCAAGGATGCTGAAGCGTCTTGGCTcaattggaggaaaaaaaaaaatcaatgttctgGGCTTTTGGCTTTTCATCTTCTCTTAGGATAGAGAGTTAAGCCACCAGCCTCCCAGAATGCCATtgtttaaaatgctattttgGCTTCATCCGCTGCAGGTTGGGGTCTCCTCTGATTCCAAACCAACACCTTGGTCACCAGGGTGATATGAGGTAGAGAACTACAAAGTCAAACCTATAATTTAGGAAGGTCCCGTGAGCTGGATTCAACATTATGGAGTGTCCGCTGGACAGTTGCGTGGGACTTTGCACTCAGCAAGGACTCATGCTTGGTTTAGTGCTCCTGCTGCCTTCTCAATGCATTCCGAACAAGATGCTGGCAGTTTTTGTTTGCAGTAGATCTCACCCATTATTCAGGTGCTTCTGTTGGAGGGAAGAGAGCATTATAAAGGCAATAATGAGGGAAGAAAAGGTCCAAGGCCAGTAACTACTCCATTCGAGGTTATTCTTATGTTGTAGGTCAAATGCAAGGTAATCTAATTTTGAGCTTTGGCTGGCATAGTGGGAGAAACAGTTCTCAGATGTGTAGGGGGTAAAATAAGAAGTTCCTACAGTGCTCGGTCAAGTGTCTGAGTGAAGCCAAATATTGGGCTCTGATTTCAGGGAAGATGCTGAGCCTGTCAAATAAAGGTGTCACCAAGTATATAAACTGATGTCATTCTAAGCCATGAGGATAGCGAGCAATTCAAGAAAACAAAGTCGATGGGAACTGGAGCCCATGAGTTCTGAGAGCTATGCAGTGGGAGCAGGGTCATCAGTGAGGTTAGAAAGAGAAGTCTGAAAGGGAGCTGTCAGCAGTGGCAGAAACAGAGAAGCCCAGGAACCCCTGTGAGAAAGCTCAAGAACTTGAAAGCTGTCTTGCCCTCTACTGAGTCAGAAGCTAAGAGGGAGCTTGGCTGCAGGTGGGCACAAGGCATGTTTGTGTTGCTGTGGAGTAAGTTGCTCCCAAAACAACAGCTTACAACAACTCTTACCACATGCTTGGGTAGACCAGAAGTCCCAATGGGCTCTATTGGCTTTCCCTTTGAAGTCTCAAGGGATTGAAACCAAGGTGTCAATTTGATGAGACCCTTACCTTCAGGATCTGGGGAAGAAACCACTTCCAAGATCATCCAAGCTTGTGGCAGAATTTTATTCCTAACTTTGCAAGACTCGAGTTCCATACTGGTGAAAGAGCTGTTCTCACTTTCCTCTGTACTGGTCCCTGAGGAGTCCTTCCTGTCAGCCTCACGAAACCCAAAGGCTTCTGTACAGTAAGGGAAACCACAGACCCAGTCAAGAGGCAGCGTCAGTATGCAAACAAATGCTCACTGTATGTCGGACAAAGGATTAATGTCTGGAGTATACAAAGAACTAAGAAAtctaaacacaaagaaaagcaacaaccccacttttaaaaaaaatggacctATGTAGAGAGCTCTTgaagagagaaatacaaataactaaaagaaaatttttaagtgttcaacatccttagccattggagaaatgcaaattaaaattactttgaggtTTTATCTTAccacagtcagaatggcaaagatccaGAAACCAAATGACAACAAAGGCTGTGAGGCTGTGATGAAAGAGGACTCATATTCGCTGTGGGTGGGGATGTAAATGGATGCAGTCACCATGGAAATCAATGTAGAGGCTCCTCAAAAGCTAGAAACCCAATTACTGTATGAACCAGTTATATCACTCATTGGTATCTGTTCAAAAGATACTAATAGAGATGCTACTGCAAGAGATAATTGATCGTTCATCTTCATTGCTGCTctcttcacaatagctaggacATGGAAAAAGCCTAGATGGCCATcacctgatgaatggataatgaaaatgtggtacatgtgtaCAGTAGAATTCTATTCAACtataaagaaagatgaaattattAAATGGTAATGGATGGAACTGGGAAAAATcattgagtgaagtaacccagtcCTAGAAAGATAAGCATTGCATGGTCTCTCTCCTATGTGGATGTTAGCATAGAAACTTTAGATATGCATGATTAATTTGGAGTAACtatagaagccaggaaactagaaagaggCTATGCCAGGgtgaaaaataagattttaagGGAGGGCAGATAGCAGAGGGTGGGTGGTATACAGATGGAAGGAGACACTGGGGAGAAAGGTTTAAGTGGGTTAGTAGGGTAAGGCAGAGGAGGGTTGCTTCCACTAAGACTGGCTgtaggctgctgtggatatcactctatgtaaataaaacactgatggccagtgaccaggcaggaagtataggcgggacaaagagagaggagaattggggaaacaggaagaaggaggagagagactgcagccaccgccaggacaagcagcatgtagagactctggtaagccaccagccacgtggcaaggtatagatttatagaaatgggttaatttaagataaaagagcagttagcaagaagcctgccacggccatacagtttataagtgatataagcatctgagtgattattttataagtggattgtgggactgcggggcttggggaacctggagagaagccctccaccaacagtaggcaagcctgtagagcattttctcaattagtgattgatgagggaaggcccagctcatgGTTTGTGGTGCCATTccggggctggtggtcctggggtctataaaaaagcaagctgagcaagccctgggagCAagcccttccatggcctctgcatcagctcctgcctcaggttcctgtcctgatttcctctaaagatgaacagtgatgtggatgtggaagccaaataaatcttttcctccccagtttgcttttggtcatggtgtttcatcacagcagtaataaccctaactaacacaGGAGGAGAAACTAATACTAAAGATGTTTGAAAGAGCCATATGGAAATATACTAATTTAGAAGCTTCATATTATCTATCTACtactatctatctactatctatctatctatctatctatctatctatctatctgttataTACACAAGAGTTCAAATGGAATTACCTAATATAGGAGAATAACgcttctcccagaagccatagttATTAAACAAAAAGCCCAGTGGCAGGTGCAGGGTACTAcccttcaagttgttggtcagagagATCCCATAGAACCCTAATAAACAAAACAGGCTCTTTTCATTTGCTCTTTGCTACCCATCAGAAGTGAacggtaagaccctattgctaaagacaccattcACTTGAGTCATAAGGCATGGAAAAGTCAAGCTGGTCCTGACCTAGAAGTTTCTTCCTTACTAGCCAGCTTTCATGGTGTTTGTGGTGccacagaggcagctgagagAAAACAGTTACCAACAGTCATACCAGGTATGAGCCTTGTGAGCTACAAAAGtagcctggcaagatatgccctTGAAGGCAACAGTGGTATAAATGTTAATGGGGTGACCAACTGCTTTATGGTTGAATTTAAGGCCCACACCACAAAACAATATTCATGCCTGGCCCTGTAAATTTGGGAAAGAACCTATGCCTGGAAAAGTCATAGAGCTCAGGAAAGAACCCACTATTATCATTTTGTTACACAGACATAgcgtcaaactgccttctaaatattcctCTCTGTGCCCATAGACTAGTGAAACTCTCAATCTGCATCCGAGAGCTGTGattaaatacagacacacacatctggTCAGAGTGCAGAAAATAAGTAAAGACTCAGCCCTAAAGAGTCACCTATATCACACCACTCCCTCATATAGTTCAAGGAATATTGTAGAAAAGGAGGCGGAAGGATTGTGAGAACCCAGGTCATCACTGAAGTCAGCTGCGatacagtgtcttctggacatgacaggactgtTTCACCCATGAACTCATGGCAGCTGTCGTTGCTCCAATGAGACctatacaagatcaagccagtcaaaagcTCAGcacaggtgggggaggggcttgcaaAGCCCCGCACCTAGCTGAAGAGCTTTGGCCATTGAAGGCTACTAAgataaaatgcattttctttagGGAAGTGCCCCCTGGTAGGTTGTCTGTGTTCCAGTGGTCGGCCCCACGCCCATGTGCGTATATGACCAACACTGATTAGACTCAGTGATTATGGGAGGGGGACATTTGTCATGTTGGAGAGGAGATATGGTGGTGGGTCCTGGGTAGAGTTGGTAGAGAAGTGAGGGGcaaatataatcaatatatatatattatatatatacatatatatatatgaagttttcaaagagttaaaaaacaatattttttgaaGTCCCTCTAACCACAAAGTaacaaagagggagaagaacATGCAGACTGTCTTGGATGACTAACCATTGTGTTCCAGGAGCTCAGCATGATATCCATATCCAGATACTGAATGTCTTGAAGCATCACTTCCTCTGTCCTCCGCAAAATGATGATGTCACCCAGGATTATAGACATTGCCAAAAGCTAAAAATGGAGTTGTGGTTCTCAGTGACAGAAGAAAGGGGTCAAGTTCACTGGACTGGGAGTTGGGGGATCTGAATCAGCCGTTGGCATTTAAGTCCATCTCTCCCGTTCTGCTCCACTATAGTCCAAACTCCATCGCCTCTGCCCTGCTCATCTGCGACTTCCCCAACTGGTACCCTCACTCCATTCTTGCTCCTGCGGCATCTCTCCTCCCACAGCATAGAGGGTTACATCAAGATCAGACCAGCACTGTCCATGGAATTAAGCTAAGCTCCTCAATAAAATAAGACCCTCGCCAGTCTGTCCAACCTCGTCCCATACCACTCCCTCTGTTCCAGCCACAGTGGCTTCTCCTGCTCTTCACACCTGCCAAGATCTCTCCCACCTTCAGCCTTGCTTTTTTTACATATGCTATCCTTTTTTCTGCCTGGAAAGTGGCCAGAAAAATATGctgttcttctgttttcttccactCGTCCTATATGTTAGATCTAATGTCATGTCATCATAGGGCTCTCCTTAGCACCAAAAATTGTTAGTTACTATGTTTCTATTACTCAAATGGTGACTTCTATAGATTATATATGCTCTAATActggaattagaaaatatgacACATGTTCCtattacacatatgtgcatatatatttatatgcttatAATTATCTTGCTTACTTATTGTTAGTCACTGCAGTAAATGACAGAGTCTTTGAGAGTGGGACCCTTGAATATTTTGTGTACTGTACAAGACTGCCCACAATTAATTCATCATTAATTCCAGCATTATTAACTTGCTTTGGTTAACTCTGCAGGCCACTGAAATTACGACAAAGATGGGCATAAAGCCATGTGGTGACTGGTCAGTCTACAAAAACGAGAGTGTATATGGATTTGCATTAGGACGTCCAGAAAATTCCAGCACTTGTCTACCTGAATCAGGGCCCTGCAACACTCAGATCTGACTTTTTTTCTATATCTATTTATTGCCTCTCTTAGATTAAAGCTGGTTCAAGAGTCTGGGGGCCCTTCTGTGGAGAGACATCCCCAGAGCCAATCAGTACCGAGAGTCACATTGTCCAGATCCTCTTCCGCAGCGACAACTCGGGAGAGAACCGAGGCTGGAGGCTTTCCTACAGGGCAGCAGGTAACCTTTTCCCCCTTCCCAGGTCACCCTGAGCCACTGTGCTCCCTGCTCACACAGTGGGTTGTTGAGGGAGGAGGGATGTTGTCCAAGCTAGAAGCCCACTCCTCTGAGGACCTAGTGGGACTCTGAGAACTTAGGAACAAGGGACATGCTACCTCCTGGCTGAGTTTCCCACCTACAAATGGGGGATGGGTTCCAGGGAGAATGGGCTTATACTCAAGACTACCTACACTTCAGCAACGCGTAGAGAGACTGAAAACACattgtttctctcttctcctcacatGGAGATTCATTAAGCTGAGAAGACCTCCCAACCCAGGCCGCCTCCAAGTCTGGTGCTGGAGCATGTGGACCCAGAGCTCTGTGGAGATGGGTCTCTGTACAGGTCCCTGGCCTGGCCCAGCCTGCAACCCCAATCCCTAGTGGCCCAAGGCAGCTAGTCCTGACACAAGCCCAGAGGGAGTTATATGACTCAATAAGTCGGTAATAACTCAAGGGGAAAGAGGGTAGACCCCAATGAGGAGTCTTCTTCATAGAACCAggaggcctggctctgcctgcaaGGCCACACAGGGAGAGGAGCGACAGAAATTTAACAAAAGAGGGTCTGTCCCTGGGAAGGTGTCAGGGCTAGACCCACTGAGGTTTTCTGGTCAGACTCAGGCCCttgaggagaagcagaggcatCTGACCACAGTCCCTTAGTGTCCTAGCAAGAAAGGGTGACTGTGGTCATCCTGAGGAGCCAGTGAGTGAAAAATGCCAGGGCACAAATTCCAAATGAATAGGAAGACCTTGTTTATTTAACCCGAGGTATCCACGGAGTTCAGGCCTCAGGGGCTGAGCGCCTGTGGCTGTGGGACAGTGGCCCTGAGTGTCCCTCCAATCTCTGGGTGTAAATGAAATCATTTGGCTGGCTCTTTCGCTTTACCAACGAAGAAATGGAAGGCCACGTTAGAAAATGACTCACTCCTGGTTTCAAACGTCTTGCATCTAGGCGCCCAGTCCCGCTGTCTCCACCCGCTTCAGGCCTTGCTTGGCTGGTGCTGCCCCTTCACCCCCATTTTCCCTTGTTTCTCACCCGATGCCTTTTCATCTGCCACCTGCCAGGAAATGAGTGCCCAAAGCTCCAGCCTCCTGCATTTGGGAAAATCGAGCCCTTGCAAGCCGTGTATTCCTTCAAAGACCAAGTGCTCATCAGCTGCGACACCGGCTACAAAGTGCTAAAGGTGCGGAAccctgcctgggaggaggagTGGGCAGGCTGGAGAAATCCCGCAGAGCCTCCCATGGTGTATGAGGCGCCATGCTGCCTGCTCAGCATTTCCTAGCATCCCGTTAAGCTTCCCGTGACTCCAGAAATTCAGAATGATGCATTCCAGCCACCCCTCACTTCGGGACATGGCACTTAAGTTGTTTCTCGGGGCATGAGTTGCCCTGAATTTTTAAATATGGGGCCATATGGCTCTATAATTAGGGACAACAGCCTTAACAAAGCTCATCAGGGGTGCAGTGGGTTGGTACAGAAAGAGAAGCAGGGGTTTTAAAGATGGCAGATGGGCACTCCTCTAATTCCTACCATTCAAAGCGGCTGTCTACCTACCCACCTTTCAGAATAGGAGTAAGGAGCACAGTCCTCATGTGCGGAGGCTTGGGACTGGAGCCAGTGGTTGGTATCTTT
Proteins encoded in this region:
- the Masp1 gene encoding mannan-binding lectin serine protease 1 isoform X2: MRLLLLCHALCLALLEVSAHTVELNEMFGQIQSPGYPDSYPSDSEVTWNITVPEGFRIKLYFMHFNLESSYLCEYDYVKVETEDQVLATFCGRETTDTEQTPGQEVVLSPGSFMSVTFRSDFSNEERFTGFDAHYMAVDVDECKEREDEELSCDHYCHNYIGGFYCSCRFGYILHTDNRTCRVECSGNLFTQRTGTITSPDYPNPYPKSSECSYTIDLEDGFMVSLQFEDIFDVEDHPEVPCPYDYIKIKAGSRVWGPFCGETSPEPISTESHIVQILFRSDNSGENRGWRLSYRAAGNECPKLQPPAFGKIEPLQAVYSFKDQVLISCDTGYKVLKDNEMMDTFQIECLKDGTWSNKIPTCKKSEIDLEKEFESEPVTE